CTGGCGTATGTCTTCGACGTCCCGCCGCGCGGGATCGGCGAGGACGTCGTCGACCGCCTCGACGAGGGCATCGCGCACTGGAAACGGAACTACGCCGGCAGCCGTCTCACCCACTGCGATCTGGAGGACCGGATCGTCCTGGTCAGTCGGCGCCGGGCCTTCGACTGGACACACCTGGAACTGACCGACCCGTTCGAGCTGGCCCTGTTCCGGCTGCTCGACCAGCCGCACACGGTGAAGGCCGCCGCCCGCAAGCTGGACAAGGACCACCACGTGGGCGAGGACGCCGTGCGTCAGGTGTTGACGCGGTGGCGGGCGCTCGGGGTGGTCTTCGAGGACAGCGGGCAGTTCGTGCAGATCGCGCCGCCGGCACTCAACGAGGAGTTCCTGCGGATCGACTTCATGCGGCACACCTCGGCCCGCGAGGCCGAGCTGACCGCGACGACCGCCTGACGACCGCCTGACGACGGCCGATCCCGACGACTGCCCAACGCCTGCCCGACGCCTGCCCGACGCCTGCCCGACGCCTGCCCGACGGAGAGACGACGATGACTCCTGCACTCACCGGTACCGCACCCTTCACCGTTTCCGCCTCACGGGACTACGACCCCGCGGTGGGCTCGCTGTCCGCCATGTCCCTGGGCAGCTACGAGATCGACATGACCGGCGGCGAGGCCGCCCGGCGGCTGTTCGCCGCCGGGGCCCGGCACGTCACGCTTCCCCGCCCGGTCGACGTGACGGACACCGCCGACGCAGCCTGGTCGGTGAGGGCGCTCAGCTTCGTGGGCGACCTGTCCAGCCTGGCCATCTCGGTCGACTGGCAGCTCCACACCGGCCCGGACCCGGAGGCCTGGCGCCACTACAGCCATCTGCACCCGCCGACCGCCGTCCTCGGCACCGCCGACCCGGCGGCGACGGCACTCGCATGGCGCAATGCGTACTACATCTGCAAGTGCGTCTTCCGGTACGGCCCCGGGTTCATCCAGGTCCGCGACCGGCGCTACGGCGAGCTGCGCCGCTTCACCATCGACGAACCGGAGTACCACGAGGCCATCGAGGCCCTCACCGACGGCGCTCTCGCCGACGCGATCCCGCAGCCGATCCTGGACGACCTCATGGCCGAGACCCTGGTCCTGCGCCTCGGTGACCACCTGTGGTGGGCCCCGTACCGCGTCCGCCGCTGGTCGGAGGCACCGCTGGTGATCTGATCCCCCGGCGCGAACGACGACGGAGCCCAGGCGCCTCGGTCAGGATCCGATCCGGATCAAGCGGTGTTCGTAGGCGTAGATCACCGCCTGTACCCGATCGCGCAGCCCCAGCTTGGCCAGGATGCGTCCGACGTGTGTCTTCACCGTCCCCTCGGAGAGGAACAGCCGGCGAGCAATCGTCGCGTTGGAGTCGCCGCGCGCGATCAGCAGCAGCACATCGCGCTCCCGGTCCGTCAGTGACGCGACCGGGTCCGGTGCGCCGTGGCGCGAAGCCGGGAGGTCCGCGGCCACGTGGTCGAGCAGGCGGCGCGTGGTGGAGGGGGCGATCACCGCATCGCCGCGGTGCACGGTGCGGATCGCCGCGAGCAGGTCCTCCGCCGGCGCGTCCTTCACCAGAAAGCCGCTCGCACCGGCCTGGAGTGCAGCGAAGGCGTGCTCGTCGAGGTCGAAGGTGGTCAGGACGATCACTTTCGGTGCGTCAGCGTGGGTCAGCAGCCGTCGAGTTGCTTCCACTCCGTCGAGTCGCGGCATGCGTACGTCCATGAGCACGACGTCGGCACGGCGGCCGGCGAGCAGTTCCAGCGCCTCGACACCGTCACCGGCCTCGCCGACGACCTCCATGTCGTCCTGCGACTCGACCACCATGACGAAGCCGTCCCGCACCATCACCTGGTCGTCCACGAAGACCACCCGGATCGTCATCGCGTCTCTCCTCCCGTTTGCCGCGGCAGTCGTGCCCGGACCAGAAAGCCTCTGCCGTCCTCGCCCGCCGGACCGGTGCGCACCGTGCCACCGACCACCGCCATCCGCTCGCGCATCCCGATCAGCCCCTGGCCCGCCCCGTCGTTCACGCCGGGCCCGTGTCCGTTGTCGCTCACCTCGACGACGAGCGCTCCGCCGGACCAGTCGAACCGTATCCGGGCCTGAGCGCCGCGCCCCGCATGTTTCAGGGTGTTCGTCAGAGCCTCCTGAACCAGGCGGTGCACGACGAGTCCGGCCGCCGCGCTCAGAGCGTACGGCTCCCCGCTCACCGTGTGATCCACGGTCAGCCCCGCGGCTCTGACCCGGTCCAGCAGCACTGGCAGTTCCGCGAGTCCGGGTTGCGGATCCCAGCAGTCGGCGGCCTCGGAAGTACCGGAGCGCAGCACCCCGAGCAGCCCTCGCATATCGGTGAGTGCCTGCCGCCCGGTCTCCTCGATCCGGCCGAGCACCTCGGCGGCGCGCTCCGGCCTGGCGCGCGCCGCATAGCGACCTCCCTGGGCCTGGCTGACGATCACCGACAGGGAGTGGGCGATGACGTCGTGCATCTCCCTCGACACACGCGCCCGTTCACTCAACACGGCACTGCGGGCCCGCTCCTCACGGTCGGCCTCGGCCCGTGCGGCGCGGGCCAACAACTCCTCCGTATAGGCCAGTTGCATACGACGATACGCGCCGAGGCTGACCGCGACCGCCACCACGGCCAGGAGCAGGCCGGCCAAGTACGCCACCGGGACGGGCATCCGTCCGGGTGGTCCGGCGGCGGACCAGACCGCGGCCGTGACCGCTGCGATCGCGCCGACGGCCGGGGCGACGAGCCGGGACCGGTCTCCGCCATGGGCCGTGTACGCGTACAGCCCGATCGGGAACACCAGCAGCGAGGGCAGCAGGGGAAGCCCTCCTGTTCCGGCGAGTTGCACGGTTCCCGCCGTGGTGACCACGGCGAACGACAGCGTCGGCGCGACGCGCCGCCAGGCCAGGGCCGCATGTCCGAGGAGCACCGCGACCGCGAACGGCAGGAGTCGGCTCCTCGGTACCGCCAGCCACAGCAGTGTCAGGGACCAGGCGCCGACCGGCACCGCGACGACACTCGCGAGCAGGATGTCTCGTGGCGCGGGACGCGATGTCAGTGCCCGCACTGCGCGCACTCCTTCCTGGTGCGGTGCCCGTACGAGAGGGCGGCCGCGGCGAGTGAGAGGCCGAACAGCGACCAACTGCCGTACACCGTCGTGATGACGAGGAAGTTGTCGTCCTCGGACCCGAACGGCAGCTCGGGTCCGCCGAACAGACGGTTGACGCCGGCGAAGACCGGGATCAGACCCTGCAGGATGTGCAGGGATGCCAGGCTCCATCCGGCGAGCAGCGGCACCCGTCGAGGGAGCCTGCGGCCCCACGGCCGGACCAGCGCCAGAGCCAGCAGCACGCTCCCGGCCAGCAGGAGCGCCGACATGACCGGGGCGCCGGTCTCGTTGAAGTCCGCGGGACGGCCGAACTCACCGCCCAGCCACCAGGAGAACTTCACCGCCGGATACACGCACGCCAGCACGCAGGCAGCGTATGCCGGCCACGCCGCCTGCCACGCCTCCGCGTCGGGCGTACGGCCGCACCTGTCGCAGCCGGTCCCCGTCACGCGTTGGTACGCCAGTACAGTCCTGGCCAGCGCCACAGTCGCGACGAAGGCCGCCGCTCGGGTGAGAAAGCCGGGCCAGTCGACCTGTGCGAAGTCACCGGCGGGGATACCGGTGGCCCAGAAGAAGGCGCGGAAGCCGTCGAAGACGACACCGACCGCGGCCCACAGCAGCAGCACGGACGCGAGCCAGCCGACGGCCACCACCGGCCGCCGCCGCCCCACGCCACGCGAGATGGCGAGCGTCGCGCCCAGTCCGAGTAGGCCGGCGGCACAGGGCGCCCAGCCCGGGACGATGCCCAGGGACGTGATGTAGTCCCGCCCGCCGGGAAGGTACGGCTGGACGGCCCAGGTCGCGAGAGTGGCGGCGGCGCCCAGGGCACTCACCGCCACTGGTACGGAGGAGGACCTGGGCACGGCCACAGGTGGTGTCCGGCTGTCGTTCGTCACGCGGTCGTTGGCCACGCGGTCGTTCGTCACGCTGTCGTTCGTCATGCGACCACCGTGGCCGCCGCAGGACCATGAGCGCGTCTGTCCTAAGTCTCGATGCCGTACGACCTGAGACAGAGACAGCGCGACTTCCCTGCCGCGTCACACCCTCGCGCGTGTGCGGGAGAAGGCAGCCGACCGCCATGCCGGCCTGAGTCCCGCCGTTACCGGACCTGAGAGCCTCGGGTGGTGGAGTTCCTCCTCGCGGTCGCCGTAGAGCATGGTCACGTTGATACGGAGGTTCTCGTAGCCGGGGCGGAAGCGGACCGCGTCCGACGCGTGGAAGAGGTCCGAGTTGAAGATCACCGCCCGGTTCCGCCGGTACGGGATGGTGATGCTGCGGGCCTGGCGGCTCCGCAGGAACGGCCGGATCAGGTCCTGGCGGCCGTTGTAGCTGTCGAAGCCCCAGGACAAAGGGGCGTCCACGTCGTGCACCACCAGGCCGCCCGAGTGCTCGTCGGCGTTCGCGGCGTCCGGCGTGATCCAGAAGTTGACGTTGACGGCGGCGAAGTCCGCGTGCGTGGTGACGTCGGCCGGTACGTCGGGGCCGCACTTGAAGCCCCAGATCTGGCGCAGCGGGTACCTGTCGCCGATCAACCGGGGCAGGGCGTCCCGTAGTTCCTCGGCGATCTGGGTGAGCAGGGGGCAGACGAACCCGTCCTGCATGAGCGAGCCGAGCCGACCGTGGTCGTAGCGGTTGCCGAACCACACCGTCGACTCCAGACAGAACCGGTACAGCTCCTCCAGTGCCTCCTCGGTGAGGAAGTCGTCGACGGTCACCACGCCGGGTGCGTTCGCCATGTACTGGTCCTCGACCCCGGTGGGATCCCACCGGCGGGACAGGGCACGCGCCACGCGCGGAGTGTCACGGACATGCAGCAGTCGGTTGTAGGTGGGCGCGATGCTCCGATTGGCGTCGGTGTCGAGGGGTTCCCTGGCGTCGGGTCCCCCGAGCACCAGCCGCTCGTGCACGGCCCGGTAGGAGTCGATGACCTGCTCGTACTCCGCACCGAGCACGCCCAGACGCCGGAGGTGGCGCATCTGGTCGATGTCGTGGCGCAGCTTCGGCACGCTCAGCGGGACGACCGACCGCACGGCCGGGTCGGAGGAGCCCCAGCGCAGCCGGGCGAAGAGGAGGGCACATGCCTCGGCGAGCGGGAAGTCGCCCCGTTCCAGAGCCACCGTGACCGCCTCCGGCAGCCACTCCGGCTCCGACTCCGGCTCCGGCTCCGGCTCCGGAGCGCCCTCGCCCGGGCCCGGCTCGTCACACCACGGCAGCGCCTCTTCCCAGCGCCCCGAGGCGGCCAGCAGGAGCGCCAGTTCGCGGCGGGCCGACCGGTCCTCGGGGTCGGCCCGGAGCACGTCGGCGAGGACGCGCGCCGCCTCCTCCGATCCGCCGGAACCGGCGGCTGCCCTCACCCGGGCGACCACCGGACCGGCGTCCCATGACGTTCCCACCCGCGTCACCCGAGCCCGAGCGCGCCGCGCGCCCGGAGCTCCACCGCGTAGCGGGCGAGACCGTCGAGGGTCACCGTGGTGTACGGCGGCGCGAAGTCCGAGCCGATCGCGTGGGCCTCCTCCGCCTGCGTCGTCCTGATCCACGTGGTCCAGGTGATGGAGGTCAGCGGCGTGATGCCGCGGGGCTCGATGCCGACGCCCTCCTGGGACTCCGCCGGCGCTCCGCCGTGCCGGCCGTTCTCGTCGCCGCAGAGCGTGTGCGCGGCGTGGAGGTTGACGAAGTAGTGCAGCAGGTCCTCGGTGAGTCCGTGGATGCCTGTCCCGGCCACGCACCCTTCGAGCAGGGCGGCGACGATGTCCTGACCACCGTTGGCGACCGTCGCCTCGCAGAAGTCGGCGAGGAACTCGGGACCGGTGGGGACCCTGTCCGTGTGGTCGTGGACGTAGTCCTGGAGCCACTGCAGGAGCTTCGCGTTGGCGAAGACCGCGTACACGAGGCGGTCGGTGTAGGCCGCCTGCTCCGCCGTGACGGGCGGGACGTCGAGGTACTCCGTGAGGATCCGGGACGGACCGGTGATGAACTGCTCGCGGAGCAGGAAGTCCGTCTCCATGGCCTGGAACAGGGCGTCGATGCGCCGTACGTTCGCGGCGCGGGCCATCATGGTGGACCGCTGCGCGTTCCCCTGCCTGCGGGACGGCCTCTCCGGCGCCTTGTGGTCCAGCGTCTTCTCCAGGACGTTCTCCACCGTGCTCTCTCCTTCGGGTTGTTCGTTCTCGTCGTGTGAACCAGGGGGGTCACAGGGCCGGTTCGGCTGGTGCCGGTTCGGCTGGTGCCGGTTCGGCTCGCTCGGCTTCGTGGAGGCTGCCCCACGCCATCCACTGCTCCGGTGCCGCGTTCACGCACCGGTCCAGCCACGTGCCGTACGCGTCCAGAGCCGCGTCGGCGGTGCCGGGCAGCCGGGCCCCGACGCACGGGGCGATCCGGCCCGCGACCTCCGGGGCCGCCACCGCCCGCGTCTCGAGCTGCCGTCTGGCGGCCAGGGCGAGCAGGCCGGTCGGCACGTTCAGCCGGCCGCCGAGCACCGACAGGGCGCGTACGTCCCGGGTGCCGGGGTAACAGGTGTCCAGATTCGCGACCATGACGGCGTCCGAGCCCAGCCAGCGGCGGATGTCGGCGGCGGCCAGCCGCGTCAGCAGCAGGGGTTCGCCGAGCCGCAGCCGCTCCGCGTACATCTTCCGTACCAGCGGGTTCCGGTCGTGCACGATCGGGAGGACGGGCCGTCCCGTGGCCTCCGCCACGAGGAGCGGCACCATCAGCGCGTGCCCGAGCTGGGTGGTCAGGACGAGGCGGGTCGTGCCCAGCCGGGCGCGCACCTCGGCGACGGCTTCTTGCCACCCCGGGAGGACCTCACGCGGTCCGTGCCGCAGGATGTCGTGCAGGCGGAGGTAGTACCCGGCCAGCCAGCTCACCATGGCGACGTACGGATCGGTGGGATGCCGCCAGTGCGCGGTGTAGCGCCCGCCGTGGCACCGGAGGAAGAGCTTGACGTCGTCGCCGATGGTCTCGGCGAGCACCCTGACGGCGTACCGGTGCCGTGCGCCTTCGCCGTACGGAGGCGGCGGATGTGCGGCCAGTTCCCGCAGGACGGCGACGTCCCAGTCCGAACCGGTGATCCGGATGCTCATCGCGGGGGCGCCACGGCGAGGTCGGGCGCCGTGGCCGCGCCGGAGCCTCCGGCCGCCCGGGACTTCGCCCGCTCGTGGTAGGCGCGGAGCGCCGACCCGCGGCGAGAGACGTCCTCCAGGATGCGGGGGAACAACGCGAGCCGGGTCGTGCACTCCAGCTCGTCCACCGAGAACAGCGAGCCGTTGTTGATCAGGGCGCGCGCCGGGCACGTGCCCGCGCACTGATGGAGCCAGGGGCAGGAGGCGCACGGCGCGTCCTCCGTGAGCCACCGCTCGCGGTCGCGCAGGGCGGCCGCCGCCGGGGTGCTCCGGCTGCGTACGGTCAGGGAACCGTCGGCGATCGGCAGCAGAGTGCGTCCGGGTGGCGGGGCCACGGCGGCCCGGGGCAGCAGCTGGAACGCGGGGTGGTAGCTGCAGTCGCAGGCCCGGACGGAGCCCACCGCGTCCAGGACCAGGAGGTCGCTGGAGGCGCCGCAGGGCATCTTCATGCACATGTTGGGGCGTTCGACGGAGAGGAACGGCTCGATCAGCTGGACCAGGTTGGTGAGGTACGGGGGTTCGAGGTCCCCGTCCAGCACCTCCGTGAGCCGTCTGCCGAGGAAGGCGGCGAACGTCTGCCGGAACCGGTGTGTCTCGGGCTTGTCGTCGGCGCGTCCCTCGGCGTCGGCCGGGAGCATCTTCCAGCTGTGCACGCCCATGCCCCGGAAGAACTCCCAGACGCGGTCGAGGTCGTCCGGTGTGGTGTCGGTGCCGACGACGCTGATGTAGCCGACCTCGTCGCGCATGAACTCGGGGAAGCGGTCGAAGTTCTCGACGATCCGCGCGAACGTGCCGCGGCCGCGGTGGTCGACGCGGTGCCGGTCGTTGATGTCCTGCGGCCCGTCCAGGGAGACGCCGACCGTGAACGCGTGCCTCCGCAGGAACGCGACGACGTCCTCGGTGAAGTGCCGGCCGTTGGTCTGGACGGTGAAGTGCACGGACGCCCCCACCTCGGTGGCGCGCAGTTCGGCGAACTCCACGAGCTCGCGGATCTGGCCGAACCGCAGCATGGGTTCACCGCCGTGGAACATCAGCGTCAGCCGACGCCCGGGGACCAGGCATTCGGTGATGAGCCGTCGAGCCACTTCGGAGGTCATCCGGCCCGGCCAGCGTCCGCTGTCGTAGTCGTAGCAGTAGTCGCAGGCGATGTCGCAGGCGCCGGTGAGTTTCAGCAGGAGCGCCGTCGGCGGCTCGGCGCCGACGGCCTCGCCGGCGCCGACGACTCCGTCTCCGACGCCGCGCGGTGCGGGCACGGCGCGGACCCCGGTCCGGCCGCCGACGAAGACCAGGCCGGCGTCATAGAGGGCCCGCAGGGTGCCGGCCGCGTCGGGAAACCCCGGCCAGGCGGTGAATTCGGCGACGCTCGTGCCGTCCAGGGCGTCGAGCATCGGATACAGGGCGGCCGGCAGTCGGAGCCAGCCCGGCCGGCCGTGCGGCAGCAGGAGGAGTTCGTCGTCCTCCACCGGGATGCGGTAGTGGCGGGCGACCCGGATCGGCTCGCCGCCGTCCAGGTCCTCCCAGCGGGGCAGCGGAGCGATGCTGTATTTCATCGTGGCGTCAGCAGCAGGTGGTCTTGGACCAGGAGGAGGGCAGCAGTGCGTCGTTGTCCGCACCGTCCACCTCACGGACGTCGAAGCGGCCGAACCGGTCGACGTCGAACCCGCTCTCCCGCAGGTAGTCGTGGATCTCCGGGCTGACCCGTGACGTGAAGGGAACGCCGTCGCCGCCGAGGAGGCCCCGGTTGTTCGCCGCGATCGCCTCCAGGTCCACCCCGTGAGTGCGCAGATAGGCGCGGGCCCGCTCCGAGAGCCGGCAGTCCCCGAACAGGGCGGTCGCGACGTCGGCGGTGAGCTCGTCCGACTCGGCGATGTCCCGGGCGCCGCTTCCCGGGAGCTTGATGTTGATCTCCAGCGCGTCGGAGGGCCGCTCCTTGCCGTCGTACGCGTCGTACGTGAAGGTCATGAGGGCGCACCCACCCGAGGTGAGGTCGATGCCGTGCCGCCGGCAGACCTCGGCGAGCTTGTCGCTCGGGACGAACTCCACGGCGCCGGGGGACGGGCAGATGCCGAGGGGCTCGCGGGCGGCGAGCGAGGCGAGGTGGTTGAAGTCGATGCCCTCCTGCGCGAGCGCTTCGCTCAGTTCGGGCCTGACGCGTTCGTTGCCGAAGAGGAAGCGGGCGAGTGACAGCTCGAAGCGGGCCCGCCGCCCGGCGGGCACGTCGACGGGGACGAGGACCTCGATCTGGACGACGGGGACGTTCGTGATCTTCTGGGTGGTCATCTGCTGTGCTCCGTTCTCTGGGGACGTGAGGGAGGAGTCTGTGGCGGTACGGCGGTCAGCGCGGCGAGAGCGGCGGCGACCTCCGCCACCGGGGGCGCGGTGCCGTCGCGGGGAGGCAGCACCTGGACTCCGGCGGACCGGAGGCGTCGGATGTTCCGCCGGACCGGTTCGCCGTTCCACATGCGGGGATGCATCGACGGCACGACGAGGGTGGGGATCCCTGTCGCGCACAGGTAGGCGGTGGAGGCCAGGTCGGTCGCGAGCCCGTTGGCCACCCGCCCGAGGAACCCGGCCGAGGCCGGGTAGACCAGCACCCGCCGGGCCACGTCCGTGAGCCAGACGTGCAGCGGCCGGAGCCCGGGGCCGGTGGTCTCGCGGGTCAGCACCGGGCAGC
The sequence above is a segment of the Streptomyces sp. NBC_01255 genome. Coding sequences within it:
- a CDS encoding DUF5825 family protein encodes the protein MTPALTGTAPFTVSASRDYDPAVGSLSAMSLGSYEIDMTGGEAARRLFAAGARHVTLPRPVDVTDTADAAWSVRALSFVGDLSSLAISVDWQLHTGPDPEAWRHYSHLHPPTAVLGTADPAATALAWRNAYYICKCVFRYGPGFIQVRDRRYGELRRFTIDEPEYHEAIEALTDGALADAIPQPILDDLMAETLVLRLGDHLWWAPYRVRRWSEAPLVI
- a CDS encoding response regulator transcription factor, giving the protein MTIRVVFVDDQVMVRDGFVMVVESQDDMEVVGEAGDGVEALELLAGRRADVVLMDVRMPRLDGVEATRRLLTHADAPKVIVLTTFDLDEHAFAALQAGASGFLVKDAPAEDLLAAIRTVHRGDAVIAPSTTRRLLDHVAADLPASRHGAPDPVASLTDRERDVLLLIARGDSNATIARRLFLSEGTVKTHVGRILAKLGLRDRVQAVIYAYEHRLIRIGS
- a CDS encoding sensor histidine kinase, whose protein sequence is MRALTSRPAPRDILLASVVAVPVGAWSLTLLWLAVPRSRLLPFAVAVLLGHAALAWRRVAPTLSFAVVTTAGTVQLAGTGGLPLLPSLLVFPIGLYAYTAHGGDRSRLVAPAVGAIAAVTAAVWSAAGPPGRMPVPVAYLAGLLLAVVAVAVSLGAYRRMQLAYTEELLARAARAEADREERARSAVLSERARVSREMHDVIAHSLSVIVSQAQGGRYAARARPERAAEVLGRIEETGRQALTDMRGLLGVLRSGTSEAADCWDPQPGLAELPVLLDRVRAAGLTVDHTVSGEPYALSAAAGLVVHRLVQEALTNTLKHAGRGAQARIRFDWSGGALVVEVSDNGHGPGVNDGAGQGLIGMRERMAVVGGTVRTGPAGEDGRGFLVRARLPRQTGGETR
- a CDS encoding tetratricopeptide repeat protein, translated to MGTSWDAGPVVARVRAAAGSGGSEEAARVLADVLRADPEDRSARRELALLLAASGRWEEALPWCDEPGPGEGAPEPEPEPESEPEWLPEAVTVALERGDFPLAEACALLFARLRWGSSDPAVRSVVPLSVPKLRHDIDQMRHLRRLGVLGAEYEQVIDSYRAVHERLVLGGPDAREPLDTDANRSIAPTYNRLLHVRDTPRVARALSRRWDPTGVEDQYMANAPGVVTVDDFLTEEALEELYRFCLESTVWFGNRYDHGRLGSLMQDGFVCPLLTQIAEELRDALPRLIGDRYPLRQIWGFKCGPDVPADVTTHADFAAVNVNFWITPDAANADEHSGGLVVHDVDAPLSWGFDSYNGRQDLIRPFLRSRQARSITIPYRRNRAVIFNSDLFHASDAVRFRPGYENLRINVTMLYGDREEELHHPRLSGPVTAGLRPAWRSAAFSRTRARV
- a CDS encoding radical SAM protein: MKYSIAPLPRWEDLDGGEPIRVARHYRIPVEDDELLLLPHGRPGWLRLPAALYPMLDALDGTSVAEFTAWPGFPDAAGTLRALYDAGLVFVGGRTGVRAVPAPRGVGDGVVGAGEAVGAEPPTALLLKLTGACDIACDYCYDYDSGRWPGRMTSEVARRLITECLVPGRRLTLMFHGGEPMLRFGQIRELVEFAELRATEVGASVHFTVQTNGRHFTEDVVAFLRRHAFTVGVSLDGPQDINDRHRVDHRGRGTFARIVENFDRFPEFMRDEVGYISVVGTDTTPDDLDRVWEFFRGMGVHSWKMLPADAEGRADDKPETHRFRQTFAAFLGRRLTEVLDGDLEPPYLTNLVQLIEPFLSVERPNMCMKMPCGASSDLLVLDAVGSVRACDCSYHPAFQLLPRAAVAPPPGRTLLPIADGSLTVRSRSTPAAAALRDRERWLTEDAPCASCPWLHQCAGTCPARALINNGSLFSVDELECTTRLALFPRILEDVSRRGSALRAYHERAKSRAAGGSGAATAPDLAVAPPR
- a CDS encoding flavoprotein, which produces MFDDIGAPPPYGPTETFTEAFTETASRDGLTLVIGTGSVAAVNIGGLLHELSSALPGPTAVVLTDAARRFVTPAAVRHLGRCPVLTRETTGPGLRPLHVWLTDVARRVLVYPASAGFLGRVANGLATDLASTAYLCATGIPTLVVPSMHPRMWNGEPVRRNIRRLRSAGVQVLPPRDGTAPPVAEVAAALAALTAVPPQTPPSRPQRTEHSR